The sequence AGCAAAGTGATCCGTTACTCCGGATTTTTCTGAGTGCACAAGCGCTCCCCCTAAACTTTCCGCATCTACAATTTCTCCCGTTGCGGCTTTCACCAACGGAGGCCCACCTAAGAAAATTGTGCCGTTTCCCTTGACGATAATATTCTCATCGCTCATTGCGGGAACATATGCACCGCCTGCTGTACAACTTCCCATCACCACTGCAATCTGAGAAATTCCTTGAGCTGACATTCTTGCTTGGTTATAAAAAATTCTTCCAAAATGATCTCTGTCTGGAAATACTTCGGCCTGCAATGGCAAAAACGCGCCACCGCTGTCCACAAGATAAATGCACGGCAAACCATTTTCCATGGCTATCTCTTGTGCTCTCAAATGTTTTTTCACCGTCATGGGAAAGTAGGTTCCGCCCTTGACCGTGGCATCGTTTGCCACGAGCACGCATTCTTGTCCATGGATAATTCCAATGCCTGTGATCACTCCAGCAGCGGGAGCTTCGTTATTGTACATTTCAGTAGCGGCGAGAGTTGAAAATTCTAAAAACGCAGATCCGGGATCAATTAATTTTTCGATTCTTTCGCGCGCCGTGAGTTTATTTCTAGATTTATGTTTTTTGATGGCATCAGCTCCACCGCCAGATTTTGTGATCTCAACTTTTTCGCGAAATTCTGCGACCAAAGATTGTAACCACTGTGAGTTTTCGGAAAATTCTGGTGATGAAGAATTGATTTCTGTTTCGAGTGTTTCCATACTCTATAAAAATAATCTGCTTACATGCTTTAAGTCACTGATTCTATTGACGTAGATTTTAAATCATGATTCAGTGTGGCAGATGAAAATATCTGCACCTTATGGCCTTGGGCTCGTGACGCACGTTCAACCTGATGTAGCCATGAAATTGAGCGAACTTTTTAAAAGAGTCGAATTCGAAAATTTTGAATTTTTGCTCGAAATTGGTGGCATCTACATCGACGACAAAAGAGTGTTCACGGATGTTGAGGTTTTACCCACCTCTCTTGTGCGCGTTCACCGAAAACCCAAAAGACATCCCATTGGCAATGTGGATTGGGGCAGTCTGATTGTTGAAAATAATGATGATTTTGTTGTTATCAATAAACCTTATGGTGTTCCAACGCATGCGACTGTGGATAACTCTATGGAGAATGTGCTTTACCAGTTATCCAAAAAATTAAATTACACATTACTTATGACCCACCGTCTAGATGCCGAGACAACAGGACTTTTATTGTTTGCTAAAAATAAACAATTTCAGAGCGTATTTAATTATTTAATTTCAAATAAAATGGTTCAAAAAAAATACAAAGCTCTCACAACAAATCGCCCTGAAGTAAAAAGACATCTTCATTACATTAGAGCTGAGAAGTTTGTTCCAAAGCTTGTTTCCATAGAGCCGATTGAAGGCTGGCAGCTTTGTGAACTTATCGTAGAACAAGTGAATGATGTTACGCTTCCCAATGGAGAACCAGGTTTTGAGAGCATCATTGAACTCATCACAGGAAGAACTCACCAAATCCGCGCACAATTCACGGGGATGAATTGCCCGCTTTTTGGAGACACGCTTTATGGTGATGAAAATAGCGAATATCCACTTGGACTTCAGTCCTTTATTTTAAAATTCAACTGGAAGAACCAAAATAAAGATTTTTCTTTTCAACTCTAAGGCGATCACATACTATTATCTAATCTATATTAGAAAGTGGTGCATCTATGAAAATGGGCAATTTAAAATTAATTAATTCTATAATCTTTTTCGTAATCATTTGGGCAACCCAATGCCTCGTGAGCGTAGAAAAATCAGTTTCCTTTGAGCAACATGTGCAAGTTCAGCAAGAACTCACTCAATTGATCGGAAACTACATTACAGAAAATTTGCCTGAGATGACGAACTTTAAAATGCATTCGCTTTATACTAAGCCACCGAAAAAAGGATTGCTTGAAGCTTACTTCAATTACTCTTTCACAACAAAAGTTGCACAAAGCAACCAACATGCAACCACGGAACTTTCGGGTATTGCTGTATTAAGAAAATTAAAAGACGAGCCTCAGCAAGAATGGGCTTTAGAAAAAATTGAAATTGAAGGTGAAACATTGACGTTCAATGATCCCGTTGTAATCACGCCCACAAAAGATGGCGTAGAAAAAATAGAGAAGCCTTCTGAAACTCATAAATAGCCTAGACCACAAGTACGTTCAAATTGATCTCGAAGGCTTTCCTGTTTTTAATGGTCTGCGCGTGCAAGATCCTAACTTTGGCAAAGATATTCTTAACGGCATTAAAAGAATTCCCGAAAGATATATTTTTGTTTCTGAAATGGGTGGTGAAAAGTATATTATCGAGGCTTTCGACCAACCTTTCGTTGCCCAACAGGTCCACAAAAATTCAAATGAAGATTGGGAGATAGAACTTCCTTATGGAATTAGAAAAAAATTAAACCTCTCCCAACTCACCGTGGATGAGTGGGACAGATTCCACGGAAGAACCTCCGAAGACATTCCATACGTTCTATCCAGAAAAGCGCAGAACGAATTTTTTAATTTAGTTAGTGAATTCGATGATGACGGATTCTCCATAGGAGATGAGACTTACACAGTAAGCAGTTACTATCCTTCTCGAGACGATGTAAGAAAAAATAATTTCTGGTCAAAGATTTATAAGGAAACAGAAAACAAGCCTGGATGGGATATGAACGGTCCTAACCCCATTTTGAAGCATATTATTCCTCAACTAAAGATTCCCAAGAGTAGAATTCTGGTCGTGGGTTGCGGTCGTGGCCATGACGCTCATTATCTTGCTCAACGAGGAAATGTCGTGACGGCAATAGATTTCAGCGAAGAGGCAATTAAGGAAGCTAAAAGACTTTATCCAGAATCTGAAAATTTAAAGTTCCTGCAAGCAGATGTTTTTAATCTACCCGAGAAATATTTTGCATACTTCGATATTGTTTTTGAACATACGCTCTTTTGTGCTGTGGATCCTGTAAAACGCAATGATCTCGTGAAAGTTTACAAATCGATGCTAGCCGATCACGGGCATTTATTGGGTATATTTTTTACCATCGATAATATGAATCATCCTCCTTTTGGCGGAACCGAATGGGAATATCGGGAGCGCTTGAAAAAATATTTTAACTTTTTGTATTGGACAAAATGGAAAGCCGAAACCACCAGATCTGCCGGCACAGAACTTATCATCTACGCTAAAAAAATATCTCAATAGCAATAAAATATTTTTGTATTTTTCTAAACATTTAAAAAACTAACTAGACTTGTCCAACTCTTCCTTAAAGGTTACTAAATTAAGAGGGAGTACAAAGTTTGATTAGGCGTGATATTTCAGAAAAAGTAAGAAGTTTTATTTTCGAGCATGTGGATTCAGTTGAACAGCTTGAAGTGTTGTTATTCTTACGTAAAAATAGCGATAGGCCTTGCTCCGCTGAAGAAATCACCCGTGAACTTCGTTCCAATCTCACTTCTGTGAATGGCAGACTCCATGTTTTGAAATTGAAAAACCTTATCACAGAAGAAAATTCTGACTTTCGATATAATAATGCAAAGGAAATCGAAGAAGTTTTGACGGAGGTTGCCGAAGAGTACAGAGTTCGTCGCACGCTTATTTTAGAACTTATATTCTCTCCGCTAAAAAAGATGAGAAACTTTGCGGACTCATTTGTATTTAATTCTTCGGATAAGAAAAAAGGAGATCACGATGGCTGAATTGGTTTACTTTCTCTGCGCCCTTATGAGTACGGGTTGCGCGATAATGTTATTTCGGGGATTTAGAAAAGCTCGCTCCAGACTTCTTCTTTGGAGTTGCCTAAGTTTTTGTTTCTTAGCCGTGAATAATGTAATTTTATTTACTGATGCGGTTATTCTTCCCACCATCGATTTTGGTGGAGTGTTTTTACGCGCAACCACAGCCGCTATCGCGGGTTCCTTGCTTTTATTCGGATTGATTTGGGAGATCACATGAATCACATATTTTTTTTATATGGAATCGCGATGACGACATTTGCTTTCTCTAGTATTTTCTTTTTGAAATTTTGGAACGCTTCCAGAGATTCTTTCTTTTTATATTTTTGTATCGCCTGTGCACTTTTAGCTTTTGAACGCGTAGTTATTTTACTTGGTACTTACCAGCATGTTGGACCACATCAGGCCGAAGTCAGCATTTGGGTTTATATGATTCGGCTTTTAGCTTTTAGTGTGATTTTAACAGCGGTCGTAACAAAGAATCGCTCTTCCAACCGCTCCTAATTACAACGTGTCGCTGTTTTTAGACATTCCATGGAAAGTAGTTATACATCTGATAATACAGGTAAAAAATCCCTATTAAGAGCACCAAAATAAGACCTATTTTTCGTTGNNNNNNNNNNNNNTTTCGGCAGGTTTAAGCTATAACCTTAAATAGTTTTGATGGATTGCCGCTGGAATGAGCCCCAGAGGAAAGTCCGGACTCCGTATGGTAGCGCAAGGGCTAACGGCCCTCATGAAGACGAGTAGAAATATTCGGCTTTATAGGAACAGTGGAACAGAGAGAATGTCTCAAGTAGCTATGATCTTAGAACCGGGAACGGGAAGTTTTAAGGGAGCGAAGAGAGTGAAAACAGCCAAACTCTGCGTGGAGCAAGATCAAATAGGGAAACACGCCAACGCGAGATTATTTCAAACGTTAGGTAAAATGCGACCAGCATGGGTTTCCGGGTAAGATCGCTTGAGCTAAAAAGTAATTTTTAGCCTAGAGGAATGGTGATCACTCAAACTGAATTCAAGTATCAGTTTGAGAACAGAATCCGGCTTACAGTCAAAGCGTACTTGATTTTTGGGAGCTTAGGTTTAACGACTTAAGCTCCCTTTCTTTTTCATGACGCAAACCTTTGGAAAAGGTGCGGCTCACCTTTTGTCTCGTTCAAAATTGTCTTTGAAATTCCGATTTAATTTATATATTTCGCAGACATATTTTATTTGGAGGCATCTTTGAAGCAATGGGTGAAAAAACTCGTTAATCAATTTGAAATCGACTGGGGCAATGACGAGAAATCAAAAGACAATGTTTTGAATATGTCGGATGAGCGCGGAACGCTTTTATTTATCATTGATACCTATGCGAAGCACTTATTTGAAATTGATAAGCAGCCCATTAGAAAAGTTAGAGAGACTCTCGACGATTTTGCCAAGACTCTCGTTAAGCCAGACAAAGTGGATATGGAGAAATTCTTATTCAGATTCAGGCAATTCTTCACTGGTTATCGCATTGATGAGTACAGTTACATTCAAAAGACTTTCGAAGATTTTAAAAATATCATCTGGGACTTTGCAGATCAACTGAGTGAAGATGCAAAAAACGAACAGATGCAAGATGAAGAAGTAAAAAAGAATCTTTATCAATTAAGAGAAGCGGTCGAAGCCAACTCTATTGAAGATCTTAGAACCAAGGCACGTGAATTTATCGATAATTATATTTCTTATCAATTTAAGCGCGAAAAAGAAAGAGAGCAGACTCTACAAAAAGTCGAGAAAAGCTTAACAACCGTTCGCAAGAAATTGGTCGAAGTAAACCACAACATGAGAGTGGATCATCTTACACAAGCTTACAACCGTATGAGCTTTGATGAGCAGATCAAAAAGCATTTCCATTTATTTGAACTTTCAAAAACTCCTGTGTCACTTTTAAGTCTTGATATTGATTTCTTTAAAAAGATTAACGATTCCTATGGTCACG comes from Bdellovibrionota bacterium and encodes:
- a CDS encoding RNA pseudouridine synthase — protein: MKISAPYGLGLVTHVQPDVAMKLSELFKRVEFENFEFLLEIGGIYIDDKRVFTDVEVLPTSLVRVHRKPKRHPIGNVDWGSLIVENNDDFVVINKPYGVPTHATVDNSMENVLYQLSKKLNYTLLMTHRLDAETTGLLLFAKNKQFQSVFNYLISNKMVQKKYKALTTNRPEVKRHLHYIRAEKFVPKLVSIEPIEGWQLCELIVEQVNDVTLPNGEPGFESIIELITGRTHQIRAQFTGMNCPLFGDTLYGDENSEYPLGLQSFILKFNWKNQNKDFSFQL
- a CDS encoding GGDEF domain-containing protein; its protein translation is MKQWVKKLVNQFEIDWGNDEKSKDNVLNMSDERGTLLFIIDTYAKHLFEIDKQPIRKVRETLDDFAKTLVKPDKVDMEKFLFRFRQFFTGYRIDEYSYIQKTFEDFKNIIWDFADQLSEDAKNEQMQDEEVKKNLYQLREAVEANSIEDLRTKAREFIDNYISYQFKREKEREQTLQKVEKSLTTVRKKLVEVNHNMRVDHLTQAYNRMSFDEQIKKHFHLFELSKTPVSLLSLDIDFFKKINDSYGHDIGDYVLKECVKLLKEVCNKDGEFVARVGGEEFTIILPDCKLDAAIKRAEEILAKVRKETFIHEKLEIKFTVSIGVAEVAHGESLSKWVKRADEALYHSKQYGRNRYSVIPYKAVNAA
- a CDS encoding methyltransferase domain-containing protein yields the protein MQDPNFGKDILNGIKRIPERYIFVSEMGGEKYIIEAFDQPFVAQQVHKNSNEDWEIELPYGIRKKLNLSQLTVDEWDRFHGRTSEDIPYVLSRKAQNEFFNLVSEFDDDGFSIGDETYTVSSYYPSRDDVRKNNFWSKIYKETENKPGWDMNGPNPILKHIIPQLKIPKSRILVVGCGRGHDAHYLAQRGNVVTAIDFSEEAIKEAKRLYPESENLKFLQADVFNLPEKYFAYFDIVFEHTLFCAVDPVKRNDLVKVYKSMLADHGHLLGIFFTIDNMNHPPFGGTEWEYRERLKKYFNFLYWTKWKAETTRSAGTELIIYAKKISQ
- a CDS encoding DUF5985 family protein — encoded protein: MNHIFFLYGIAMTTFAFSSIFFLKFWNASRDSFFLYFCIACALLAFERVVILLGTYQHVGPHQAEVSIWVYMIRLLAFSVILTAVVTKNRSSNRS
- a CDS encoding DUF5985 family protein, producing the protein MAELVYFLCALMSTGCAIMLFRGFRKARSRLLLWSCLSFCFLAVNNVILFTDAVILPTIDFGGVFLRATTAAIAGSLLLFGLIWEIT